The following are from one region of the Acidobacteriota bacterium genome:
- a CDS encoding peptidyl-alpha-hydroxyglycine alpha-amidating lyase family protein has protein sequence MSHSGRVRFTLAVVIVASLAMSAGSAYTQSNAQPVNDLPNPYQTIEGWAKMPEGRTWGATSAVEIDPDGKSVWVAERCGANSCAGSNLPVVLKFDETGKLVKSFGVGMFVFPHGIHVDKQGNVWVTDGIPPGAANQQAAAGKGHIVVKFSPEGKVLLTLGKLGIAGDAPDTFNQPSDVITAPKGDIFVADGHGGNTNARIVKFDKNGKFIKTWGKKGTAPGEFDTPHSLAMDSRGRLFVADRNNNRIQIFDQDGKFLDEWKQFSRLSGIYIRNDILYAADSESNKNRHAGWKRGIRIGSAKDGRVTAFIPDPEPNPDGAGTSAAEGVATDAKGNIYGAEVGPRALKRYVKK, from the coding sequence ATGTCGCATTCAGGTCGAGTGAGATTCACACTTGCAGTAGTCATCGTCGCATCGCTCGCAATGTCCGCCGGGAGTGCATATACCCAGAGCAACGCGCAACCCGTCAATGACCTGCCCAATCCGTATCAAACCATCGAAGGCTGGGCGAAGATGCCCGAAGGCAGGACGTGGGGAGCGACGAGCGCCGTAGAGATCGACCCCGACGGCAAGTCGGTATGGGTCGCCGAGAGATGTGGCGCGAACAGCTGCGCCGGGTCGAACCTGCCGGTGGTTCTCAAGTTCGACGAGACGGGCAAACTTGTGAAGAGCTTCGGCGTGGGAATGTTCGTCTTCCCCCACGGCATCCACGTCGACAAACAGGGAAACGTATGGGTGACCGACGGCATTCCGCCGGGCGCTGCCAACCAGCAAGCGGCAGCGGGCAAGGGGCACATCGTCGTCAAGTTCAGTCCAGAGGGCAAGGTCTTGCTGACGCTTGGAAAACTCGGAATTGCCGGGGACGCTCCGGACACTTTCAATCAGCCCTCCGATGTTATCACCGCTCCCAAAGGCGACATTTTCGTTGCGGACGGGCACGGCGGAAACACGAACGCGCGCATCGTGAAGTTCGACAAGAACGGAAAGTTCATCAAGACTTGGGGCAAGAAAGGAACCGCGCCCGGCGAGTTCGACACTCCTCACAGTCTTGCAATGGATTCACGTGGCCGGCTCTTTGTTGCTGATCGAAATAACAACCGCATTCAGATCTTCGATCAGGATGGAAAGTTCCTCGATGAGTGGAAGCAATTCAGCAGGCTGAGCGGGATTTATATCCGCAATGACATCCTATATGCCGCCGACTCGGAGTCGAACAAAAACCGACACGCTGGGTGGAAGCGCGGCATCAGGATTGGGAGCGCCAAGGACGGCAGAGTGACGGCGTTCATTCCCGACCCTGAGCCGAACCCGGATGGAGCCGGTACGAGTGCAGCCGAAGGCGTCGCGACGGATGC
- a CDS encoding HupE/UreJ family protein has protein sequence MSSGRRIIRLPVIALLVAAMTVALSYRTSAHDIPNDVTVHAFLKPEGQRLSLLVRVPLRACRDIAFPTREPGYLDLAQADASLRDAATLWISDNVELHEGDTRLGDPRIVAARVSLESERFFESYDEALAHVTSPRLPIETELYWNQGLLDVLFEYPIQSDRANFSIRPALAGLGIRVVTVLRFLPPGGAVRAFEFEGDPGLVRLDPRWHQAALRFVEAGFLHILDGTDHLLFLFCLVIPFRRFRPLLMVITAFTVAHSITLIASAYNLGPDALWFPPLIETLIAVSIIYMALENIVGSKVQRRWMIALGFGLVHGFGFSFALRQMLQFSGSHLLTSLLSFNVGVELGQLLVLALLIPALELLFRFVVAERIGTIILSALVAHTGWHWMIERGERLRQFAWPAMNAALLATAMRWLIVILIFAGFIWLIGLLKRRKARIAEPRIGEPEGSDMANDPELVIQSTAKPKSH, from the coding sequence ATGAGCAGCGGTCGCAGAATCATTAGACTCCCCGTGATCGCCCTGCTTGTGGCGGCGATGACCGTCGCCCTTTCATATCGCACTTCGGCTCACGACATCCCGAATGACGTAACTGTTCACGCGTTTCTCAAGCCCGAAGGGCAGCGGCTCAGCCTGCTGGTTCGTGTGCCGCTCCGGGCTTGTCGCGATATCGCTTTTCCTACACGCGAGCCCGGTTATCTCGACCTCGCGCAAGCCGACGCCTCGCTTCGCGACGCGGCTACGCTGTGGATATCTGACAACGTCGAGTTGCACGAAGGCGATACCCGTCTTGGTGATCCGCGCATTGTCGCCGCGCGTGTGTCGCTTGAGTCCGAGAGGTTCTTCGAATCCTACGACGAGGCACTGGCACACGTAACGAGCCCGCGCCTGCCCATCGAAACGGAACTCTACTGGAACCAGGGGCTGCTCGACGTGTTGTTCGAGTACCCGATTCAATCCGATCGAGCAAACTTTTCAATTCGCCCGGCGCTCGCGGGGTTGGGTATTCGCGTAGTTACGGTCCTCAGGTTTCTGCCGCCGGGTGGCGCCGTCCGCGCGTTCGAGTTCGAGGGCGATCCGGGCCTGGTCAGGCTTGATCCGCGGTGGCATCAGGCCGCGCTGCGATTCGTCGAAGCAGGGTTCTTGCACATCCTCGACGGAACCGACCATCTTCTGTTCCTGTTTTGCCTTGTGATTCCATTCCGGCGCTTCCGTCCGCTCCTCATGGTCATCACCGCGTTCACCGTGGCCCACTCGATTACGCTGATCGCGTCCGCCTACAACCTCGGGCCGGACGCGCTGTGGTTTCCGCCGCTCATCGAAACGCTGATCGCCGTTTCAATCATCTATATGGCGCTTGAGAACATCGTCGGGAGCAAGGTGCAGCGCCGGTGGATGATCGCTCTCGGGTTTGGTCTGGTTCACGGGTTCGGCTTCTCGTTCGCGCTGAGGCAGATGCTACAGTTCTCGGGATCTCACCTGCTGACTTCGTTGCTGTCGTTCAACGTCGGCGTCGAGCTCGGACAACTTCTGGTGCTCGCGCTACTGATCCCGGCACTAGAGCTTCTGTTCCGATTCGTTGTCGCTGAACGCATCGGGACGATCATCCTGTCGGCGCTCGTAGCCCACACTGGCTGGCATTGGATGATCGAGCGTGGCGAGCGGTTGAGGCAGTTCGCGTGGCCGGCTATGAACGCAGCTCTGCTTGCTACCGCCATGCGGTGGCTGATAGTGATTCTGATTTTTGCGGGCTTCATATGGCTAATCGGACTACTCAAGCGCCGGAAGGCCCGGATCGCTGAACCCAGGATCGGCGAGCCCGAAGGTTCGGATATGGCAAACGACCCCGAGTTGGTGATACAGTCCACCGCCAAACCGAAGTCGCACTAA